A genomic region of Limnohabitans curvus contains the following coding sequences:
- a CDS encoding BolA family protein, which translates to MTADELQTIIAAGLPCEHLHVEGDGRHWYATLVSAEFEGKRLIQRHQKVYATLGEKIKTDEVHALSMKTYTPAEWQAASKA; encoded by the coding sequence ATGACAGCTGACGAACTACAAACCATCATCGCCGCAGGCCTGCCCTGCGAGCATTTGCACGTCGAGGGCGATGGCCGTCATTGGTATGCCACTTTGGTGTCCGCCGAGTTTGAAGGCAAACGCCTCATCCAACGCCATCAGAAGGTGTACGCCACCTTGGGCGAAAAAATCAAAACCGACGAAGTACACGCTTTGTCCATGAAAACCTACACGCCTGCCGAGTGGCAAGCTGCTTCTAAAGCTTAA
- a CDS encoding ABC transporter permease — protein sequence MTGWTMLFYKEVLRFWKVSFQTVAAPVLTAVMYLMIFGHVLEAHVQVYDGVSYTAFLIPGLVMMSVLQNAFANSSSSMVQSKIMGNLVFLLLTPLSHWSWFFAYALSAMVRGLLVGAGVLLAGVLFVWQSSVLNFSLMPTQPVWVITFAVLGALMLGSLGLIAGLWADKFDQMAAFQNFIIMPMTFLSGVFYSIHSLPSFWQSVSHLNPFFYMIDGFRFGFFGQSDVSPWLSLGVVGVCLTAVSAIALHLLRTGYKIRG from the coding sequence ATGACCGGCTGGACCATGCTGTTCTACAAAGAGGTGCTGCGCTTTTGGAAAGTCAGTTTCCAAACGGTGGCAGCACCCGTGCTCACCGCGGTGATGTACCTGATGATTTTTGGTCACGTGCTCGAAGCGCACGTGCAGGTGTACGACGGCGTGAGCTACACCGCGTTTTTGATTCCAGGTTTGGTGATGATGAGCGTGTTGCAAAACGCGTTTGCCAACAGTTCCTCGTCCATGGTGCAAAGCAAGATCATGGGCAACTTGGTGTTTTTGTTGCTCACCCCGTTGTCGCACTGGAGCTGGTTCTTTGCCTATGCGCTGTCCGCCATGGTGCGCGGCTTGTTGGTGGGTGCGGGTGTGTTGCTGGCGGGCGTGTTGTTTGTGTGGCAATCGTCGGTGCTGAATTTTTCGCTGATGCCCACGCAGCCTGTGTGGGTCATCACCTTTGCGGTGTTGGGTGCCCTGATGCTCGGCTCGCTGGGTTTGATAGCCGGTTTGTGGGCGGACAAGTTTGACCAGATGGCTGCTTTCCAAAACTTCATCATCATGCCGATGACGTTTTTGAGCGGTGTGTTTTATTCCATCCACTCACTGCCAAGCTTTTGGCAAAGCGTGAGCCACCTCAATCCGTTCTTCTACATGATTGACGGTTTCCGTTTCGGTTTCTTTGGCCAGAGCGATGTGTCGCCTTGGCTGAGTTTGGGCGTGGTGGGCGTGTGCTTAACCGCGGTGTCAGCCATTGCACTGCACTTGCTACGCACGGGTTACAAGATTCGAGGATGA
- a CDS encoding ABC transporter ATP-binding protein codes for MPAISFQSVSKTFQTARGPFQALDGVRFDVQKGEFFGLLGPNGAGKTTLISILAGLAKATSGSVLVHGVNVATQSAQARRMLGVVPQELVFDPFFNVREALKFQSGYFGVKHNDDWIDELLHSLGLTDKAHHNMRQLSGGMKRRMLVAQALVHRPPVIVLDEPTAGVDVELRQTLWQFIAKLNREGSTVLLTTHYLEEAEALCSRIAMLKNGKVVALDSTTELLKAASSNVLRFKLDTELPAALAAKARVTGRIVQFPANDALEIERYLAAVREAGLHAQDVEIRKADLEDVFLDVMHKSEEVKA; via the coding sequence ATGCCCGCTATTTCTTTTCAATCCGTTTCCAAAACCTTCCAAACCGCCCGAGGCCCGTTTCAGGCACTCGATGGCGTGCGTTTTGATGTCCAAAAAGGCGAGTTCTTCGGACTCTTAGGCCCCAACGGTGCGGGCAAAACCACCCTTATCAGCATCTTGGCCGGTTTGGCCAAAGCCACGTCTGGCTCGGTACTCGTGCATGGCGTCAATGTGGCCACCCAATCCGCCCAAGCCCGCCGCATGTTGGGCGTGGTGCCGCAGGAGCTGGTGTTCGACCCGTTCTTCAATGTGCGCGAAGCTTTGAAGTTTCAATCGGGCTACTTTGGCGTCAAGCACAACGACGACTGGATTGACGAGCTTTTGCACAGCCTTGGCCTGACCGACAAAGCCCACCACAACATGCGCCAACTCTCTGGTGGCATGAAGCGCCGTATGTTGGTCGCGCAGGCCTTGGTGCACAGGCCGCCTGTCATCGTGCTCGACGAGCCCACAGCGGGTGTGGACGTAGAGCTGCGCCAAACCTTGTGGCAGTTCATCGCCAAGCTCAACCGCGAGGGCAGCACCGTGTTGCTGACCACGCATTACCTCGAAGAGGCCGAAGCTTTGTGCAGCCGCATTGCCATGTTGAAAAACGGCAAAGTGGTGGCGCTCGACAGCACCACCGAGTTGCTCAAAGCCGCATCGAGCAATGTGCTGCGCTTCAAGCTCGACACCGAGTTGCCTGCTGCACTTGCTGCCAAAGCGCGTGTGACAGGCCGCATCGTGCAGTTCCCTGCCAACGACGCGTTGGAGATTGAACGCTACCTTGCAGCCGTGCGTGAAGCTGGCTTGCATGCGCAAGACGTAGAAATTCGCAAAGCCGATTTGGAAGACGTTTTTCTTGATGTGATGCACAAAAGCGAAGAGGTGAAAGCATGA
- a CDS encoding STAS domain-containing protein gives MNTLTAAIALPAVLMQAQAQAVADGLVASLTAQLAEGGEAVLDASALTQFDSSALAVILACRRAVLGKGAQLRVTGLPDRAQALAKVYGLSALLH, from the coding sequence ATGAACACCTTGACCGCCGCCATTGCCTTGCCTGCCGTGTTGATGCAGGCTCAAGCTCAAGCCGTGGCTGATGGCTTGGTGGCGTCTTTGACCGCACAGTTGGCCGAAGGTGGCGAAGCGGTTTTGGATGCCTCTGCGTTGACTCAGTTTGATTCTTCGGCTTTGGCCGTGATCTTGGCCTGTCGCCGTGCGGTGCTGGGCAAAGGTGCGCAGTTGCGCGTCACGGGCCTGCCCGACCGTGCCCAAGCCTTGGCCAAAGTCTATGGCCTGAGCGCCTTGCTCCACTAA
- a CDS encoding MlaC/ttg2D family ABC transporter substrate-binding protein, whose amino-acid sequence MNRFLSRRTFSAWVLGAACALGMLHAVHAVHAAEEPADVFVKRVSGDILDAIKADKSIHSGDVNKIGLLVDQRVMPNVNFLRMTASAVGPGWRQATPEQQKRLQEEFKTLLVRTYAGALGQVNDQTIVVKPLRAAADDKEVLVRTEVRGKGDPIQLDYRVEKSADGAWKVYNMNVMGIWLVENYKTQFAQEINAKGVDGLIASLSDRNKTNARASK is encoded by the coding sequence ATGAACCGCTTTTTGTCACGCCGCACATTTTCTGCATGGGTCTTGGGTGCGGCTTGCGCGCTGGGGATGCTCCATGCCGTGCATGCCGTGCATGCCGCGGAAGAGCCTGCGGATGTGTTTGTCAAACGCGTTTCAGGCGATATCTTGGACGCCATCAAGGCGGACAAATCCATTCACAGCGGGGATGTGAACAAAATTGGTCTTTTGGTTGACCAACGTGTCATGCCCAATGTCAACTTCTTGCGCATGACGGCGTCTGCTGTCGGCCCAGGCTGGCGCCAGGCCACGCCAGAGCAGCAAAAGCGTTTGCAAGAAGAATTCAAAACCTTGTTGGTGCGCACCTACGCGGGCGCTTTGGGTCAAGTCAACGACCAAACCATTGTGGTGAAGCCATTGCGTGCGGCTGCCGATGACAAAGAGGTGTTGGTTCGTACCGAAGTGCGTGGCAAAGGTGATCCCATTCAACTGGACTACCGTGTCGAGAAGTCTGCGGATGGCGCTTGGAAGGTCTACAACATGAATGTCATGGGCATATGGCTGGTTGAGAACTACAAAACTCAGTTTGCGCAAGAAATCAACGCCAAAGGCGTGGATGGCTTGATCGCCAGCTTGAGCGACCGCAACAAAACCAACGCTCGCGCATCCAAATAA
- a CDS encoding MlaA family lipoprotein: MLQRWGVYAALVVLTALSAGCATGPNANPKDPLEPFNRKVSVFNDALDDNVLKPAATGYRDYAPQPVQTGVSNFFRNLSDVWSTANNGLQLKGRNTAESLMRVVVNTVVGIYGIFDVATEIGLERHPEDFGQTLGYWGVPSGPYVVLPVFGPSTVRDTSTLPLEFATDFVTNHDVVAERNVAVVARTVDKRASLLQTTDLLSGAAIDKYSFTRDSYLQYRRNQVYDGNPPDEEDLPDPSAEPATPSTK; this comes from the coding sequence ATGCTTCAACGTTGGGGGGTGTATGCAGCGTTGGTGGTGCTGACCGCGCTCAGCGCTGGCTGCGCCACAGGTCCTAACGCGAACCCCAAAGATCCATTGGAGCCGTTCAACCGCAAAGTGTCCGTCTTCAACGACGCCTTGGACGATAACGTGCTCAAGCCAGCAGCCACAGGTTACCGCGACTACGCGCCACAACCCGTGCAAACGGGTGTGAGCAATTTCTTTCGCAACTTGTCGGATGTGTGGTCTACCGCCAACAACGGTTTGCAACTCAAAGGCCGCAACACCGCTGAGTCCTTGATGCGCGTCGTGGTGAATACCGTGGTAGGTATTTACGGCATTTTTGACGTTGCAACAGAAATTGGTTTAGAGCGCCATCCTGAAGACTTCGGTCAAACGCTGGGCTATTGGGGCGTACCGAGCGGGCCCTACGTGGTGTTGCCTGTATTCGGCCCCTCGACAGTGCGGGATACCTCCACTTTGCCGTTGGAGTTTGCGACTGATTTTGTGACCAACCATGATGTGGTCGCAGAACGTAATGTGGCTGTTGTGGCGCGTACGGTCGACAAACGGGCGAGCTTGTTGCAAACCACGGATTTGTTGTCGGGTGCTGCCATTGATAAATACAGCTTCACGCGTGACTCCTACTTGCAATACCGTCGCAACCAGGTCTACGACGGGAATCCGCCGGATGAAGAAGACCTGCCGGACCCGAGCGCTGAGCCTGCCACTCCGTCAACGAAGTAA
- the mlaD gene encoding outer membrane lipid asymmetry maintenance protein MlaD produces MQRSKNDVWVGLFVLLGAAAILFLALKSANLLTLNFQSNYTVSGRFDNIGGLKRQAAVKSAGVVVGRVENVTFDDKTFQATVTMNIESRYQFPKDSSLKILTSGLLGEQYIGIEAGSEADNLANGDRIQATQSAVVLENLISQFLYNKAAEPAPEKSGK; encoded by the coding sequence ATGCAACGCTCCAAAAATGATGTGTGGGTGGGTTTGTTTGTGCTCTTGGGCGCAGCAGCGATTTTGTTTTTGGCTTTGAAGTCAGCCAATTTGTTGACCTTGAATTTCCAGTCCAACTACACCGTGAGTGGCCGCTTTGACAACATTGGTGGTTTGAAGCGCCAAGCGGCGGTCAAGAGCGCAGGCGTGGTGGTGGGCCGTGTGGAAAACGTCACGTTTGACGACAAAACCTTTCAAGCCACGGTCACGATGAACATCGAGAGTCGTTACCAGTTCCCCAAAGACAGCTCATTGAAAATTCTCACCAGTGGTTTGCTGGGCGAGCAATACATTGGCATCGAAGCTGGTTCTGAGGCTGACAACTTGGCCAATGGCGACCGCATCCAAGCCACGCAATCTGCCGTGGTGTTGGAGAACTTGATCAGCCAATTTTTGTACAACAAGGCTGCTGAGCCAGCGCCTGAAAAGAGTGGCAAATGA
- the mlaE gene encoding lipid asymmetry maintenance ABC transporter permease subunit MlaE: protein MKFIANLGFAVRSYLAGLGLGARLFVRLIAEFGHNMRRFGLVRDQVHFLGNYSLAIIAVSGLFVGFVLSLQGYYTLQRYGSAEALGLLVALSLVRELGPVVSALLFAGRAGTSLTAEIGLMKAGEQLSAMDMMAVDPVRRILGPRFWGGIIALPLLSAVFSAVGILGGWMVGVLMIGVDAGSFWSQMQGGVDVWKDVGNGVVKSIVFGVTVTFVALLQGYEAQPTPEGVSRATTKTVVVASLAVLGLDFILTAMMFSI from the coding sequence ATGAAATTCATCGCCAATTTAGGCTTTGCTGTGCGCAGCTACTTGGCTGGCTTAGGACTAGGCGCACGTTTGTTTGTGCGTCTCATCGCCGAGTTTGGCCACAACATGCGCCGCTTTGGCTTGGTGCGCGACCAAGTGCATTTTTTGGGCAACTACTCGTTGGCCATCATTGCGGTGTCTGGTTTGTTTGTGGGCTTTGTGCTCAGCTTGCAGGGCTACTACACCTTGCAGCGCTATGGCTCTGCCGAAGCGCTGGGCTTGTTGGTGGCCTTGAGCTTGGTGCGTGAACTCGGTCCCGTGGTCAGTGCCTTGTTGTTTGCTGGCCGTGCCGGTACATCGCTCACCGCTGAAATTGGTTTGATGAAAGCGGGCGAGCAACTCAGCGCCATGGACATGATGGCGGTCGACCCTGTGCGCCGCATCTTGGGTCCACGCTTTTGGGGCGGCATCATCGCCTTGCCTTTGCTCTCCGCGGTGTTCAGCGCCGTGGGTATTTTGGGCGGCTGGATGGTGGGCGTGTTGATGATTGGCGTGGACGCCGGCTCGTTCTGGAGCCAGATGCAAGGCGGCGTTGACGTGTGGAAAGACGTGGGCAATGGCGTGGTCAAAAGCATCGTGTTCGGTGTGACCGTCACGTTTGTGGCACTGCTGCAAGGCTATGAAGCCCAACCCACACCCGAAGGTGTTTCGCGCGCCACGACTAAAACGGTCGTGGTCGCTTCGTTGGCAGTGTTGGGGTTGGACTTCATCCTCACTGCCATGATGTTCAGTATTTGA
- a CDS encoding ABC transporter ATP-binding protein, translating to MNNTSPLNTNPDALVELRDIRFGYGERLILDGISLTIPRGKVTALMGASGGGKTTVLRLIGGQYRAQSGSLTFDGQEVGALDPSGLYAVRRRMGMLFQFGALFTDLSVFDNVAFPLREHTDLSESMIRDIVLMKLEAVGLRGARDLMPSEISGGMARRVALARAMALDPELIMYDEPFAGLDPISLGTAARLIRQLNDTLGLTSVIVSHDLDETFHIADQVIVLANGKIAAQGTPDEVRHSTDPLVKQFVTAAPDGPVRFHYPGPSVAQDFGVEGEA from the coding sequence ATGAATAACACTTCCCCATTAAACACAAACCCTGATGCGCTGGTCGAACTGCGCGACATTCGCTTTGGCTATGGCGAACGCCTCATTTTGGATGGCATTTCGCTCACCATACCGCGCGGCAAGGTGACGGCGCTGATGGGCGCCTCGGGTGGCGGCAAGACCACGGTGCTGCGTTTGATTGGCGGCCAATACCGTGCGCAGTCTGGCAGCCTCACCTTTGATGGTCAAGAAGTTGGCGCGCTAGACCCCTCTGGTCTGTACGCCGTGCGTCGTCGCATGGGCATGCTGTTTCAGTTTGGCGCTTTGTTCACCGACCTGAGCGTGTTTGACAACGTGGCTTTCCCGCTGCGCGAGCACACCGACTTGAGCGAATCCATGATTCGCGATATCGTGTTGATGAAGCTCGAAGCCGTGGGCCTGCGTGGCGCACGCGATTTGATGCCCAGCGAAATTTCTGGCGGCATGGCCCGTCGCGTGGCCTTGGCGCGTGCCATGGCACTCGACCCAGAACTCATCATGTACGACGAGCCCTTTGCAGGTCTAGACCCTATTTCGCTCGGCACCGCTGCTCGTTTGATTCGCCAGCTCAACGACACCTTGGGCTTGACCAGCGTGATCGTGTCGCATGATTTGGATGAGACCTTTCACATCGCCGATCAAGTGATCGTGTTGGCCAACGGCAAGATTGCTGCACAAGGCACACCTGATGAAGTGCGTCACAGCACCGACCCGTTGGTGAAGCAGTTTGTCACCGCCGCACCAGATGGTCCTGTGCGTTTCCATTACCCAGGCCCCAGCGTGGCGCAAGACTTTGGCGTGGAGGGCGAGGCATGA
- a CDS encoding glutamate synthase subunit beta, translating to MGKVTGFMEIERLEEGYKPVKERLKNYDEFVIGLDDGQAKQQAARCMDCGTPFCNNGCPVNNIIPDFNDLVYQGDWKNAIDVLHSTNNFPEFTGRICPAPCEAACVVNVNGDAVGIKSIEHAIIDKAWSEGWVVAKPPKHKTGKKVAVVGSGPAGMAAAQQLARVGHDVTLFEKNDRIGGLLRYGIPDFKMEKSHIDRRAKQLEAEGVTIRTNVMVGELPKGSKVTNWATETITPAQLQKDFDAVLLTGGSEQSRDLPAPGRDLAGIHFAMEFLPQQNKVNGGDKVKDQLRADGKHVVVIGGGDTGSDCVGTSTRHGAAGVVQFEVMPMPPEHENKPLVWPYWPLKLRTSSSHDESSEKGLLKREFAISTKEFVGENGKVTGVKTVRVEWKDGKMVEVAGSEEIIKADLVLLAMGFVNPVATILEGFGVEKDARGNAKATTEFTGGYATNVPKVFAAGDIRRGQSLVVWAIREGRQAARSVDEFLMGASDLPR from the coding sequence ATGGGAAAAGTCACTGGCTTTATGGAAATTGAGCGTCTTGAAGAGGGCTACAAGCCCGTCAAAGAGCGCCTGAAAAACTACGACGAATTTGTGATTGGTTTGGACGATGGCCAAGCCAAACAACAAGCTGCGCGTTGCATGGACTGCGGCACACCGTTTTGTAACAACGGTTGCCCCGTCAACAACATCATTCCGGACTTCAACGACTTGGTGTACCAAGGCGATTGGAAAAACGCGATTGACGTGCTGCACAGCACCAACAACTTCCCCGAGTTCACCGGCCGCATTTGCCCCGCACCTTGCGAAGCGGCTTGCGTGGTGAACGTCAATGGTGACGCGGTGGGCATCAAGTCCATCGAGCACGCGATCATCGACAAAGCTTGGTCCGAAGGCTGGGTGGTGGCTAAACCGCCTAAGCACAAGACAGGCAAGAAGGTTGCGGTGGTCGGCTCAGGCCCCGCCGGTATGGCCGCTGCACAGCAGTTGGCACGCGTCGGTCACGACGTGACCTTGTTCGAAAAGAACGACCGCATTGGTGGTTTGTTGCGTTACGGCATTCCAGACTTCAAGATGGAAAAGTCGCACATCGACCGTCGCGCCAAGCAGCTCGAAGCTGAAGGCGTGACCATTCGCACCAACGTGATGGTGGGCGAGTTGCCCAAGGGTTCTAAGGTCACCAACTGGGCCACAGAAACCATCACCCCTGCCCAGCTCCAAAAAGACTTTGACGCTGTGTTGTTGACCGGTGGCTCAGAGCAGTCACGCGACTTGCCAGCCCCTGGCCGCGACTTGGCTGGCATTCACTTCGCGATGGAGTTCTTGCCCCAACAAAACAAGGTCAACGGCGGTGACAAGGTCAAAGACCAATTGCGCGCTGACGGCAAGCATGTGGTGGTCATCGGTGGTGGCGACACCGGCTCTGACTGCGTGGGCACCAGCACACGCCACGGCGCTGCTGGCGTGGTTCAGTTTGAGGTGATGCCTATGCCACCCGAGCACGAGAACAAGCCTTTGGTGTGGCCATACTGGCCGCTGAAGCTGCGCACCAGCTCTAGCCACGACGAGAGCTCTGAAAAAGGTTTGCTCAAGCGCGAATTCGCCATCTCGACCAAAGAGTTTGTCGGCGAAAACGGCAAAGTCACGGGCGTCAAAACCGTTCGCGTCGAATGGAAAGACGGCAAGATGGTTGAAGTGGCCGGCAGCGAAGAAATCATCAAAGCCGACCTCGTGTTGTTGGCGATGGGCTTTGTGAACCCTGTGGCCACCATTTTGGAAGGCTTCGGCGTCGAGAAAGACGCACGCGGCAACGCCAAGGCCACGACCGAATTCACCGGTGGTTATGCCACCAACGTGCCCAAAGTGTTTGCCGCAGGCGACATCCGTCGCGGCCAATCTTTGGTCGTGTGGGCCATCCGCGAAGGCCGTCAGGCTGCGCGTTCGGTGGATGAGTTCTTGATGGGCGCGAGCGATCTGCCCCGTTAA